The following coding sequences lie in one Lolium perenne isolate Kyuss_39 chromosome 2, Kyuss_2.0, whole genome shotgun sequence genomic window:
- the LOC127335721 gene encoding salutaridine reductase yields the protein MEGTIPMSSNTRIAVVTGGSKGIGLEVCKQLAASGITVVLTARDETRGTAAVEQIKQLGHSDVIFHQLDITDASSVARLSDFLKSHFGKLDILVNNAATDGIEHVIDPVYGVMPGGETFDGMDAHQRTVWMWSTCRETHEKAKQGVQTNYYGTKRVTEALLPLLQSSSDGRIVNVSSNFGLLRLFRSEDLKNELNNIDNLTEERLDELLDMFLKDFEAGAVDARGWPAEFSAYKVAKAAINAYSRILAKRHPELRINCAHPGYVRTDITRNSGILTPEEGARNITSVVLLPEDGPTGAYFHEGPQASFV from the exons ATGGAAGGAACCATTCCGATGTCCTCCAACACAAG GATCGCTGTGGTCACCGGCGGGAGCAAAGGGATCGGGCTAGAGGTGTGCAAGCAACTGGCGGCCAGCGGCATCACGGTCGTTCTGACAGCAAGGGACGAGACGAGGGGAACGGCGGCGGTGGAGCAGATCAAGCAGCTGGGGCACTCAGATGTCATATTTCATCAGCTGGACATCACGGATGCTTCCAGCGTCGCTCGGCTGTCCGATTTCCTGAAGAGCCATTTTGGGAAGCTTGACATCCTG GTGAATAACGCCGCGACTGACGGGATTGAGCATGTGATTGATCCAGTATATGGTGTCATGCCCGGTGGCGAAACG TTCGATGGCATGGATGCTCACCAGAGAACGGTATGGATGTGGAGCACCTGCCGAGAGACGCACGAGAAGGCAAAGCAGGGCGTGCAAACCAACTACTACGGCACAAAGCGGGTTACAGAAGCTCTCCTGCCCCTGCTCCAATCCTCGTCGGATGGAAGGATCGTCAATGTCTCTTCTAACTTCGGATTGCTAAGA CTATTCAGGAGCGAGGACCTGAAGAATGAGCTGAACAACATCGACAACCTGACAGAGGAGAGGCTGGACGAGCTGCTGGACATGTTCCTGAAAGACTTCGAGGCCGGCGCGGTGGATGCGCGAGGGTGGCCGGCCGAGTTCTCGGCGTACAAGGTGGCCAAAGCTGCCATCAATGCCTACTCAAGGATCCTGGCAAAGAGGCACCCCGAGCTACGTATCAACTGCGCACACCCGGGCTACGTGAGGACAGACATCACGAGGAACTCAGGGATCCTCACACCGGAGGAGGGCGCCCGCAACATCACCAGCGTAGTGCTGTTGCCGGAAGATGGGCCGACCGGCGCGTACTTCCACGAGGGACCGCAGGCGTCTTTCGTGTGA